GGCCGCAGCGAACAGTTCTGCATCAGGCGGTGCTGTCCATAAAGCATAGGAAAGACGTGACGCAAGATCATACGGGTGTAACTCGCGTTCATCCTCTGGAGTGATCTCGCTGAGATATAAAAACGAGGGAGAGCAAAGTATCATCTTCAATGTATCAAGAGCCGCCTGACGTGGAGTCGCTTGCTCGGACAATCGCTGCTCGTAAAGCGCTTTGATCCGCCGTTGATCGGATACATTCAAGGGACGCCGATAGGCTTTTTTCGCAAAGATAAAGAGTTGTTCCAGAGCATGGTCTTCCTGAAACCCCTCTTTCCCGAACACCGCGACTTCTTCTTTGCTGCCGACCGGTTCTAAAATCGGACCATGGATTTTGATTTCGCCGATCTTGATATGAGGCAGCTTTCCCTCGCGAAGCAGAGCCTTCCGGCTGACACCGGTATCCGGCTTCTTAAATTCATGTTTATAGCGTTTGTTGACTGAGATGACCGATGCCCGCGACTCATAAGGTCCGTTAGGAAAAATGAAGCGAGGTGTCTGTCCCACTTCAAGCCAGACACGAAATTTTAACCACTCTGGCTGGTTGTCCGGAACAACAGCACTTGCCAGAACCGGTTCGATCGCCTGGGGATAATGAATATGTCCTTTCGTCACATCGCCGGGAACAACGGCCAATTGAAATGGTTCTGAAAAGTCGATGCGAAAAATCTTGGGATCGTAGTGAGTATCGCGGTGCATCGCTTGCGCATGAACTTGAATGTCATAAATTCCTGAGACCGGTACGCCCGCCAGGAAATCTTCGATGTGTCCATAACCACCTTGACGTGTGTCTGTGTTGGGCTGTTCGTAGAGACAGAGATACCGATATTTGAAGACACTTCGATGAGAACCCGACAGTTCTTCATACTGTTTGAAATTGTCAGTAAAGTGCCACGACTTGGGTTTCATCGCAGGTTTTCCAAGCCGAGCCTCGACCAGTCGGGAGGCTGCCTGAAAATACTGATCCAGCAGAAATCCGGAAGTCACCAGCGACTCACCGATATTGTCCATGTGCTGACTGGTCTCTTCTTTCGGAAAGTCCGCAGTTAAACCCAGCGTGTCGACACGACGGTCAAACAGGGTGGCCAGGGTATTTTCATATTCCCGATTGGATAGGCGACGCATGATGGTGCGTGACCCGGTACTTTCAAACTGGTCTCGCGCTTCCTGGATGCTGTCGCGCAATGCCCCGATTAAAACGAGCCTCTCTTTATCGGTCGGCTGATCCGCATCTGCTGGTGGCATTTTCCGAAGTGTGACCTGATCGATAATCCCATCGGCTGTGATCAGTTGCTGCTCAGTTTTGATCGGCAGTGAGAATGATTCAAACTCACGTTCCCCATCAGCAGTCGCGACGTCATGGCATTCAAGACAGAATTTACCTAAGAGTTTGCTGACCACCGGATTATGTTTATGCGGCGGCTCCTCTGCAGAGCAAGGCTGCAGGAAAGAAACGCAGATAGCCAATCCGCAAACGGCGCGAAATGCTCTCATACGGATCGTCTTAATGAACTGCGTATTCATCGTCAGGAGAACCTTCCGGTGCTCGTTCCGAATGATTCCTTCTCAACACCCATTCTCTGAGCAATATCGACGAAGAGATTACACAACGGAACCTTGCCTGGGCCTTTCGAGGGAGCTTTCTTGAATTCGCCAGTCCCATATCCACCTCCAGCCAGAATGATTGGTAAGTCTGAGTTGGTGTGTGAATTCGCATTTCCCATGCCGCTGCCGAACAGTACCGCGGTCGAATCGAGTAGTGTTTGCTCCCCATCTGGTATGCCCGCCAGACGGGTCAAAAATTTCCCAAATTGCTTGAGTTGATATTTCTCAAGCGTGACCAGGTGCGCGACCGACTCGTCGTCATTACCGTGATGTGACAGACCATGATAGGACTTATTAATACCCAGATGCTGTGGCAAAAAGCTGCCGCCAATTTCGAGCGTTGCGATACGCGTTGAATCTGTCTGCAACGCGAGAGCGATCAGCTCGTAGAGCATGGGGAGGTCCTCAACCGTGTTTTTATCGGCCGGCTTGTCGAATGGTGCCTTCGGCTTCGGCTGATCAGCCCAGACCTGGCGAAGCTTCAGTCTTTTTTCGACATCGCGAATGGAACTGAAATACTCATCCAGTTTTGCTTTGTCTTCACTATTGACTCGTTTCGAAAGGGAACGAGCCTCGTCGTGAATCGAATCAAGAATCGACGCTTGCAGTGAATTCTCCTTCACTTTCTGTGCCTGAAGTTGTTTCGAATCCGCTATGAATAATCGATCAAATAGTTCCGCCGGCCCCGTAATTGGTGGAACCCGAACCCCTGACTTCGTCCATGAAAGTTGACAGCCACCGTGGATACCGCCTTCAGACCCGACCGTGAGCGACGGAAAGCGTGTCTGATTTCCGACTTCGTCAGCGATGAATTGATCAATGGTGACGTTGCCATCCGTGCGGTTCTTGGACTCGTGATGCAGCAAACCCGACAGAAACGTATGCACGGCAAAGTGACCACCGCGAAGTCCGTGATCGAGTCCGCGGTAGACTGTGAGCTGATCACGATTCGCTGCAAGAGGCTTGAGCAGCGGCGTTTCTTCAAATCCTTTACCTGCTTTCTCAGGAAAAAAATGCTTCTGTTGAAAACCGAGTAAGTTACCGACGGCGACAAACCTTTGAGCACCTGCACCTGCCCCGCGAGACTCGGTAATCGTTGAATTCCCTGCAAGTGAGCCAGTCATCAGAGATGGCAGACCAGGCAAAGCAAGAGATCCGGCAACGGAACGAATAATGAATCGGCGGCGATTGATTGTATTGTTCATGCGAGCAGTCTGTTCAATGACAAAAGGAAACTTAGAGCCTGATTAAAAGTCTCGGCGTTTGAAAATCGCTTATTGAAGCGATTTTAGTATTTTTATTACGTACGGCGCTTAATCTAGAGCCTGAACCTGACTTCATCATATTACCCGAAACGGTGACGCAACACCATGGATCTTTGTATCAAGATACCCAATAACACCTGTGGTTACAGCAATAAGCCCACCTGAGTGGACTTGAGCCTGTCTAAGGTTCTTTAGCTTTACAACTTCCAGAATCAGTCCTCGTACGAGTCGTTACGAAGAGGGTTCTGTACGGGACGGGTAAAATCATTTATCTTCGCCTGGTTTCTATCCTGAATTAATCGTGTATTTGAGTCTTGATGGTGAAATTAAATATTCTATATAGTAAAGCTCTCAACAAAATCTGCGTCTCGCTGCGGACAACATTTCAATAAATTCTGAGGATAACCGATGACTACAAAGAGTTTTAAGCCGGTGAAAACAGGTGTCATCGGCTTGGGTCGGTTTGGGCGATTGCATGCATTGACGTTATCTCGGCTGGCAGAAGCGGAACTGGTAGGGGTGGTGGCGCGTCGACAGGAGAGCCTTGCTGCTATCAGCAAAGAACTTCCCGATGTGCCAGGGTGGACGAACCTGACTCAAGCGATTGAGGAATCTGATGCAGAGGCATGGGTTGTCGCCTGTACGACGCAGTCACATGTGACTGTCGCACGAGAACTGCTCGAACGTGACAAAGTGGTGCTATTGGAAAAGCCGATTGCAGATAGTCTGGAAGAAGCAGAAAGCCTTGCTCCATTGGTGCGGCCCGATTCCAGTAACCTGATGATTGGACACATCGTATTGTTTAACAGCGAGTATCAACAGTTGCAGGAGGTGGCCCGAGAGCGGGGCCCGATTTCTTATATTGATTGCGTACGACATCGACCGGCGAGCATTGTTGAAAACTTTCCAGGAGAGAACCCATTACATGCGGCGATGGTGCATGACCTCTACGCGACTCAGGTGTTACTCGATCGTGCGGAACCGGATCATTTCAGTGCACAATTTCATCGGACGGCCACAGGTGACATTGATCTGGCTGTGGCACAACTCAAGTGGAACGGAGGTCCGGTGGCATCGTTTGCTGCCTCGTATTTAACTCCCGCAGGAATGCCGCCACGCGGGTTTGACAGAACTGAAGTGTTTGGTGCGGGTTGGTCTGCTCGCATTGAACCTAACCCACGTCCGATCTCTGTCTGGGACAGTGAAGCCTCCTGGCCTCTGGCGTTGGAAGTGCGTGCCAACCCACCCAGCGGAATGATGGCTGAGGAGTTGCGTTGCTTCTGTCGGGTTGTGCGTAACATGGAAGCCGTGCCAACCGGAGCCACCTACTTAGATGCAATGCAGGTACAACGCTGGATGGAAAAACTACATGCGTTTGTCTGACCAACCAGTTACCCCCGCCCCACGCAGAGAAACAAACCACACGGAAATCTACAATCGCCGGTGAAGCAGAAAGGGCATTGCCGAGCCGGGAACAAATCAACCTCCGCTGTCATGTCGGGTTTCCCGAATAAATCATCTGTGAACGCAAGTCTAAGGGAGTTCCAGTTGAACCTATAGATGAAGTTCACCAGAAATAGTAGGCGCCGAGTTCAGGTTATACTGCCTGCTTAAACATTTCGGGGCTCTCATAGCCCAGAGATGAATAAAGCCTCTCCCGGTTCAGCTTCAATCTATCTTGAGTACACTAACATGTATGTGACATTCATTCTGCGATTCATAAACAGGATTTTATTTCTCTTTCAATTCAAAACCAGCCGTCACTGTGACTCGATATTTCAATTGTCCCGGCATCACGCTGACTGCCTGTGATTGACCGTCCTCCGTATTCGCATCAGACCTCATTCTCTGAAGTGCGGCGTAATAAACAGAATTATATCCGTATTCGCTGTTTTCGTCGCTGGCGCTCCCGGAACTCCCGGAGATCGACGTCAGTTTCCCGAGCTCTGCGCCAGATGCATTTGCCAGTCGCAATGCTTGTGACCTTGCTTTTTGATATGCTTCCGACATTGCCTTGTCTTCTTCCTTCTCAGAGATTGAACAGGCGAAGGAAAAGACCGGCTCTCCCGGCTTGGCTTCGCGATCGCCGCCATACATGGAAGCTCCCTCCATCTCTTCCATCAGTTCCTGTTCTTCAGGACTCAGCTTACTGGCTGCTTTCAGGCCGGCCAGGTCGGCCTCTTTGATTTTATTCTGCAGAGGATGCGAAGCTAATAATAATTCCTCGTCCGTCTTTGCCTGCAGTTTCCATTCAGCAGTCAATTGTGCAGAAACGGTAAGAGGCGTAGTGACAATGCCCTTTTTCTTGCCCGATCCATTGCCGCGCCCCCTCATCCTTTGGGCGAGCATCATCTCAATTTGCTGTTGCCTCTCGGATTTTTCTGATGAAACTTTCGGGGAATCGATTTTGATCGATTCTTTGTCGGCTCCCAATACGGCAAGTTGAGCGCGTGTCGCCTCAATGCGGTCTTTAAGACCGGATAACGCTCCCTCCAGAGTGCTTGCTTTGGAAAGGATCTCAACCTGCATCCGCATGACAGCGGGTTTCTTTACGATAATGACCGTGCCAGTTCCAGAAACCGTTCCTTCTCCCGCTTCAAACAGATCGCTTGATCCAAATTGGGGAAATGCAGGTTTTCCACTTACACAGAGAACCAACACGATCAATGTACATATAATACAATTTTTCATAACAGATCTGCTCCTGATGTCTCTTGCTGACATTTTATTAATGAGAGTGTCCTGTGGTTTAAATCGGGATTAACGCAGCCGTTCCATTCCGACTTCATCTCGAATTCGTTTTCTGAAAGCGAGAATCTCCGGACCGGACATAATACGAATCGTCCAGTAAAAATCTTTCAGGTCTTTGTCATAATATCTTCTTTTATCGATATGCTTTTCGTAAATCGTCTTCAACAGAGGCACATAGGTAGTATCGTTTTGATAAGCGATCGCACGGTACACGAGGCGTGTCCACTGTGCATCCTGTTTCGCGTTTTCTTCCCAATAACTAAGGAGAGGGGAGAAGCCTTGTGGATCGTCAAACAGTGTTAAGAGATATCCTGCATAGGCGACCGTCTGTGGATCACTTGAATTCAGCAGAGGAGTCAATATCTGGGAATCTAATTCTTCCGGGGCTTCAGGGATAATAGGTATACCGGCTTTCTCAAATGAACTACTGACGAGAAAACTGCTTTCCAAAGCAAGTTTTTTGTTCGCGACTGAGGAAACTGCCTGGGGTCCCACGGACAAATACGCCAGAGCGATTTGTTGCAGCATCGGATTTTTATCGGTAAGTCTCTGGAGTGCCATTTGAGTCGCCTGTGATTTTGATTGAGAGGCGAGAACAACTTGAAAGGCGACTTCACGGAGGTCATCTGATGTCGATTTGTCTGATAAAATGCGATTGGCAAGTTTATATGCTTCTTCCCGGGAAAGAGAAAATAATGCAACTAAAGCGACGGTTCTCTGCCAATACAACCCAGATAGCGTATGCGGAATCAGATCAGCGACAGCACGATTTTTTGCACCGACAGAGACATCGTCGAGGCTATAATACCGAGTGTTAAAATAGATCTTCCTCATCGACATAATCATGCTATGTGCAAAGGCGGCATCGACATCCCTGCGGGCCAGCAGGTCCCAGAAAGTATTTAACGCACGGTGATCACGA
The sequence above is a segment of the Gimesia algae genome. Coding sequences within it:
- a CDS encoding DUF1592 domain-containing protein, whose translation is MNTQFIKTIRMRAFRAVCGLAICVSFLQPCSAEEPPHKHNPVVSKLLGKFCLECHDVATADGEREFESFSLPIKTEQQLITADGIIDQVTLRKMPPADADQPTDKERLVLIGALRDSIQEARDQFESTGSRTIMRRLSNREYENTLATLFDRRVDTLGLTADFPKEETSQHMDNIGESLVTSGFLLDQYFQAASRLVEARLGKPAMKPKSWHFTDNFKQYEELSGSHRSVFKYRYLCLYEQPNTDTRQGGYGHIEDFLAGVPVSGIYDIQVHAQAMHRDTHYDPKIFRIDFSEPFQLAVVPGDVTKGHIHYPQAIEPVLASAVVPDNQPEWLKFRVWLEVGQTPRFIFPNGPYESRASVISVNKRYKHEFKKPDTGVSRKALLREGKLPHIKIGEIKIHGPILEPVGSKEEVAVFGKEGFQEDHALEQLFIFAKKAYRRPLNVSDQRRIKALYEQRLSEQATPRQAALDTLKMILCSPSFLYLSEITPEDERELHPYDLASRLSYALWTAPPDAELFAAAASGRLKEKDELNKQVRRLLKDPRSNEFVNGFLDSWLNLRAIGDLPPPRKAAWEYYAQNLPESMKQEARLFFRSLLDENESVAKFLDADYTFVDKKLANLYRLPEKDTLRLNDGFQRVKLTKTKQRGGLLGMAGVLTVSANGVDTSPVTRGVWVLENIFGTPPPPPPDEVPAIEADVSGATTIRERLAKHSTDQTCYVCHRNIDPHGHALESFDPIGRWRDKYPKPKGKGVGPNVDPTGKLPSGETFTDFTSFKHVLLENRLDQFTFCLIEKLLTYSTGRQMERSDQYEIEDILERVKAEQYGLQTIVIKVMTSQILRSR
- a CDS encoding DUF1552 domain-containing protein, which encodes MNNTINRRRFIIRSVAGSLALPGLPSLMTGSLAGNSTITESRGAGAGAQRFVAVGNLLGFQQKHFFPEKAGKGFEETPLLKPLAANRDQLTVYRGLDHGLRGGHFAVHTFLSGLLHHESKNRTDGNVTIDQFIADEVGNQTRFPSLTVGSEGGIHGGCQLSWTKSGVRVPPITGPAELFDRLFIADSKQLQAQKVKENSLQASILDSIHDEARSLSKRVNSEDKAKLDEYFSSIRDVEKRLKLRQVWADQPKPKAPFDKPADKNTVEDLPMLYELIALALQTDSTRIATLEIGGSFLPQHLGINKSYHGLSHHGNDDESVAHLVTLEKYQLKQFGKFLTRLAGIPDGEQTLLDSTAVLFGSGMGNANSHTNSDLPIILAGGGYGTGEFKKAPSKGPGKVPLCNLFVDIAQRMGVEKESFGTSTGRFS
- a CDS encoding SIMPL domain-containing protein (The SIMPL domain is named for its presence in mouse protein SIMPL (signalling molecule that associates with mouse pelle-like kinase). Bacterial member BP26, from Brucella, was shown to assemble into a channel-like structure, while YggE from E. coli has been associated with resistance to oxidative stress.) codes for the protein MKNCIICTLIVLVLCVSGKPAFPQFGSSDLFEAGEGTVSGTGTVIIVKKPAVMRMQVEILSKASTLEGALSGLKDRIEATRAQLAVLGADKESIKIDSPKVSSEKSERQQQIEMMLAQRMRGRGNGSGKKKGIVTTPLTVSAQLTAEWKLQAKTDEELLLASHPLQNKIKEADLAGLKAASKLSPEEQELMEEMEGASMYGGDREAKPGEPVFSFACSISEKEEDKAMSEAYQKARSQALRLANASGAELGKLTSISGSSGSASDENSEYGYNSVYYAALQRMRSDANTEDGQSQAVSVMPGQLKYRVTVTAGFELKEK
- a CDS encoding Gfo/Idh/MocA family protein, yielding MTTKSFKPVKTGVIGLGRFGRLHALTLSRLAEAELVGVVARRQESLAAISKELPDVPGWTNLTQAIEESDAEAWVVACTTQSHVTVARELLERDKVVLLEKPIADSLEEAESLAPLVRPDSSNLMIGHIVLFNSEYQQLQEVARERGPISYIDCVRHRPASIVENFPGENPLHAAMVHDLYATQVLLDRAEPDHFSAQFHRTATGDIDLAVAQLKWNGGPVASFAASYLTPAGMPPRGFDRTEVFGAGWSARIEPNPRPISVWDSEASWPLALEVRANPPSGMMAEELRCFCRVVRNMEAVPTGATYLDAMQVQRWMEKLHAFV